One genomic segment of Arthrobacter sp. JZ12 includes these proteins:
- a CDS encoding BCCT family transporter has translation MSLPLELPDSRQTAQPRLPNPAPRRKSGLRLGVALPAFGIMGLLLFFAFVFPDASADALAAARVGVIDSLGWYYVLAVALFAIFALWVGFSRFGTIRLGRDGEAPQFSTGSWISLLFASGMGIGLVFWGVAEPLNHYASPRPGTADVPAAMAQDALTRTFLHWGIHAWSVYAVVGLAVAYAIHRKGRPISLRWTLEPLLGRRVKGKWGDAIDVIALVGTVFGIATSLGFGVLQISSGLDSANIAQATESTQIGLVFCLMTVALVSVLSGVERGMKWLSNGNLILAGVILLFVLFTGPTLFVLRTFVHTTGNYFQNIISMSTQTLAFDGAAGADWQATWTTFYWGWWIAWAPFVGVFIAQISRGRTVREFALGVLLVPAGIALLWFSVMGGTALHREMFGEGGLIEENGSVNSANALFGMLDALPGGPALTVGAIVLISAFFITSANSAAVVMSVISTGGGQESPRWVRAFWVALIAVIGTALLLVGTDGLRTIQTAAILISVPFSLIMLLMCASTWKAFRDEFRPQINPPEPVAVELAASAEQPADQDPN, from the coding sequence TTGTCTCTGCCCCTGGAACTGCCGGATTCGAGGCAGACCGCGCAACCGCGACTTCCTAACCCCGCACCCCGGCGCAAAAGCGGCCTCAGGCTCGGCGTAGCGCTCCCCGCCTTCGGGATTATGGGCCTCCTGCTGTTCTTCGCCTTCGTTTTTCCCGACGCATCAGCTGACGCTCTCGCGGCCGCACGAGTAGGGGTGATTGATTCGCTCGGCTGGTACTACGTGCTGGCTGTAGCGCTCTTCGCAATCTTTGCCCTGTGGGTCGGCTTCAGCCGCTTCGGCACCATCCGGCTGGGCCGGGACGGTGAAGCACCGCAGTTCTCGACGGGCTCATGGATCTCACTGCTCTTCGCTTCGGGCATGGGTATCGGCCTGGTGTTTTGGGGAGTCGCGGAGCCGCTGAACCACTACGCCTCCCCGCGCCCGGGTACCGCTGATGTCCCTGCGGCAATGGCGCAGGACGCTCTCACCCGCACCTTCCTCCACTGGGGAATCCACGCCTGGAGCGTGTACGCCGTCGTCGGACTGGCTGTTGCCTACGCGATCCACCGCAAGGGCCGCCCCATCTCCCTGCGCTGGACGCTGGAACCACTGCTGGGCCGGCGGGTCAAGGGCAAGTGGGGCGACGCGATCGACGTCATCGCACTGGTGGGAACGGTCTTCGGTATCGCCACCTCGCTGGGTTTCGGGGTTCTGCAGATCTCGTCGGGACTGGACTCAGCCAACATCGCCCAGGCCACCGAGTCGACCCAGATCGGGCTTGTCTTCTGTCTGATGACCGTTGCGCTCGTCTCGGTCCTGTCCGGCGTCGAGCGCGGCATGAAGTGGCTCTCCAACGGCAATCTGATCCTCGCCGGTGTGATCCTGCTCTTTGTGCTCTTCACCGGTCCCACACTCTTTGTCCTGCGGACTTTCGTTCACACGACAGGAAACTATTTCCAGAACATCATCAGCATGAGCACGCAAACCCTGGCGTTCGACGGCGCTGCCGGGGCCGACTGGCAGGCCACCTGGACCACGTTCTACTGGGGATGGTGGATCGCGTGGGCACCCTTTGTAGGTGTCTTCATCGCCCAGATATCCCGCGGCAGGACTGTGCGCGAATTCGCCCTCGGCGTGCTGCTGGTGCCTGCTGGCATCGCCCTGCTGTGGTTCTCCGTCATGGGCGGAACAGCACTCCACCGGGAGATGTTCGGTGAAGGCGGACTCATCGAGGAGAACGGCAGCGTCAACTCGGCGAATGCACTCTTCGGCATGCTCGACGCGCTGCCCGGCGGGCCCGCCCTCACGGTCGGCGCCATCGTGCTGATCTCGGCCTTCTTCATCACCTCGGCCAACTCCGCAGCCGTGGTGATGAGCGTCATCAGCACCGGCGGCGGGCAGGAATCTCCACGCTGGGTCCGCGCATTCTGGGTGGCCCTGATCGCGGTGATCGGCACCGCCCTGCTGCTGGTCGGAACCGACGGGCTGCGCACCATCCAGACGGCCGCCATCCTGATCTCGGTGCCCTTCAGCCTGATCATGCTGCTGATGTGCGCCTCGACGTGGAAAGCTTTCCGCGACGAGTTCCGACCGCAGATCAACCCGCCGGAGCCGGTCGCGGTTGAACTGGCGGCATCAGCCGAGCAGCCGGCCGATCAGGACCCGAACTAG
- a CDS encoding alpha/beta hydrolase — MHLNTFGSSRGRPVLLLHGGGVAGWMWNALAKALQAEHLVLVPDLPGHGESAGEPYRSHEHTVTELARMVTEAAVGPAAVVGFSLGAQLTVKLASEHPELVDRVVVVSAQARPMPFTDLTLRSLAVASPLARRRWFARLQARELFVPQELMKHYIATSVGISRETMVSSVGDNLRFGIPAGWSEFPGRALILAGQRERKLMRQSAATLHAALPGSELEIVPECGHGIPFQRPEWFHTRVTALLDA; from the coding sequence ATGCATCTGAATACCTTCGGGTCGAGTAGGGGCCGCCCTGTACTGCTGCTGCACGGCGGCGGAGTTGCCGGTTGGATGTGGAACGCGCTGGCCAAAGCGCTCCAGGCCGAGCATCTGGTCCTGGTGCCGGACCTTCCCGGTCACGGCGAAAGCGCCGGTGAGCCCTATCGGTCCCACGAGCACACGGTCACGGAACTCGCCCGGATGGTGACGGAGGCAGCTGTGGGGCCGGCCGCCGTCGTCGGCTTCTCACTCGGTGCGCAACTGACGGTCAAGCTTGCGTCCGAGCATCCGGAACTGGTGGACCGTGTTGTGGTGGTCAGCGCCCAGGCCAGACCGATGCCGTTCACCGACCTCACACTCCGGTCACTCGCGGTCGCTTCACCGCTGGCCCGCAGGCGGTGGTTTGCGCGGCTGCAGGCGCGGGAGCTGTTTGTCCCGCAGGAACTCATGAAGCACTACATTGCCACGAGCGTGGGCATTTCCCGGGAGACAATGGTTTCCTCTGTGGGTGACAACCTGCGCTTCGGGATCCCCGCCGGCTGGTCCGAGTTCCCGGGGCGGGCACTGATCCTCGCGGGCCAACGCGAACGCAAACTGATGCGGCAATCGGCCGCCACACTGCACGCTGCCCTACCCGGGAGCGAGCTCGAGATAGTCCCGGAGTGCGGACACGGCATTCCCTTTCAGAGGCCGGAGTGGTTTCACACCCGGGTAACCGCCTTGCTGGACGCCTGA
- a CDS encoding NAD-dependent succinate-semialdehyde dehydrogenase → MTAEAQTQATAGSGNPPSYRVVNPATGQVEEEFPTATDEQIEAALAAAHGAFQAWQEVPIEERAQVVTRIGELFTERADELAAIITTEMGKPLSEAKGEAEFCTDIFNYFASEGPQLAADQPIKPIGGGKAVIQKRPVGALLGIMPWNYPYYQVARFAAPNLVLGNTIILKHAESCPRSALAIEQIMKDAGLPEGAYVNVFATHDQIADIIADPRIQGVSLTGSERAGAAVGAIAGKNLKKAVLELGGSDPYVVLDSADVKASAADAWATRIENTGQACNSNKRMIVMEDIYDEFVAALAEQARDLKPGNPAEEAPGTFAPLSSRGAAESLYEQLRDAVNKGATLHAGGELSEGDTAYLAPAVLTGVTPEMRAWHEELFGPVAVVYKVSSDEEALELANDTPYGLGGAVFSTDEERARALALRLNVGMANVNGVGEGADLPFGGVKRSGFGRELGPLGMDEFVNKRLFYIAE, encoded by the coding sequence ATGACTGCTGAAGCTCAGACGCAAGCTACCGCTGGTTCCGGTAACCCGCCGTCGTACCGGGTAGTGAACCCCGCGACCGGCCAGGTGGAGGAGGAGTTCCCCACCGCAACGGACGAGCAGATCGAGGCCGCACTGGCCGCAGCCCACGGAGCATTCCAGGCCTGGCAGGAGGTGCCGATCGAGGAGCGAGCACAGGTCGTGACCCGGATCGGCGAACTGTTCACCGAGCGCGCCGACGAACTTGCCGCCATCATCACTACCGAAATGGGCAAGCCGCTGTCCGAGGCCAAGGGTGAGGCCGAGTTCTGCACCGACATCTTCAACTACTTCGCCAGCGAGGGTCCGCAGCTTGCGGCTGACCAGCCGATCAAACCCATCGGCGGCGGCAAGGCCGTCATCCAGAAGCGTCCCGTGGGTGCGCTGCTGGGCATCATGCCGTGGAACTACCCCTACTACCAGGTGGCCCGGTTCGCGGCTCCCAACCTGGTGCTGGGTAACACCATCATCCTCAAGCACGCAGAGAGTTGCCCGCGTTCGGCGCTCGCCATCGAGCAGATCATGAAGGACGCCGGCCTGCCCGAGGGTGCGTACGTCAACGTGTTCGCGACGCACGACCAGATCGCCGACATCATCGCTGATCCGCGCATCCAGGGCGTGTCCCTCACCGGTTCCGAGCGGGCCGGTGCGGCCGTTGGCGCCATCGCGGGCAAGAACCTGAAGAAGGCGGTGCTGGAACTCGGCGGTTCGGATCCCTATGTGGTGCTGGACAGCGCCGATGTGAAGGCTTCCGCAGCCGACGCGTGGGCAACCCGCATCGAGAACACCGGCCAGGCCTGCAACTCCAACAAGCGCATGATCGTCATGGAGGACATCTACGACGAGTTCGTTGCTGCGCTTGCCGAGCAGGCCCGGGACCTCAAGCCCGGGAACCCCGCCGAGGAGGCGCCGGGCACGTTCGCTCCGCTCTCCTCCCGCGGGGCGGCGGAGTCCCTGTACGAACAACTGCGCGACGCCGTCAACAAGGGTGCCACCCTGCACGCCGGCGGCGAGCTTTCCGAGGGCGACACTGCGTACCTCGCCCCTGCGGTCCTCACCGGTGTCACCCCGGAGATGCGTGCCTGGCATGAGGAGCTCTTCGGTCCGGTGGCCGTGGTTTACAAGGTCTCCTCCGACGAGGAAGCCCTGGAGCTCGCCAATGACACCCCCTACGGCCTCGGCGGCGCGGTCTTCAGCACCGATGAGGAGCGCGCCCGGGCTTTGGCGCTGCGGCTGAACGTCGGCATGGCCAACGTCAACGGCGTCGGCGAAGGTGCGGACCTGCCCTTCGGCGGTGTGAAGCGTTCCGGCTTCGGCCGCGAGCTCGGACCGCTGGGCATGGACGAATTCGTGAACAAGCGCCTGTTCTACATCGCTGAGTAA